A DNA window from Rhipicephalus sanguineus isolate Rsan-2018 unplaced genomic scaffold, BIME_Rsan_1.4 Seq5946, whole genome shotgun sequence contains the following coding sequences:
- the LOC119377871 gene encoding protein dissatisfaction: MLLNAERSQELIWNSVRMGGGGGGGGTAMNNSFGGGPPSGLSAKLGAEGGLSAFSLLSSSTHPFGSLEEAALRQRLQGSGATQPCPWGNTGGGGSVQEVTARLLFMVIRWVKCLPTFQTLSKSDQVTLLEESWKDLFLLYMAQWSVAADIVSSLPGLKGGNGPSPTAANSLRLHQSDHLDGAPSSPQRAAELHYIQDVMRRLRQLSPDDTECSCLKAVVLFKPETIGLCDVHPVEMLQDQAQCVLGDYIRHKHPRQPTRFGRLLLLLPSLRAVSAATVERLFFRDTIGNIPIERILGDMYNMEKVD; encoded by the exons ATGCTGCTCAACGCGGAACGCTCCCAGGAGCTTATCTGGAACAGCGTCAG GATGGGGGGAGGTGGAGGTGGTGGAGGAACAGCGATGAACAACAGTTTCGGCGGCGGGCCACCGTCCGGGCTCTCGGCCAAGCTCGGGGCCGAAGGTGGCCTGTCCGCCTTCTCATTACTTTCATCCAGCACACATCCTTTCGGGTCGCTTGAGGAGGCCGCTCTCCGCCAGCGACTGCAGGGCTCCGGGGCGACGCAGCCGTGCCCCTGGGGCAACACTGGGGGAGGAGGGTCTGTGCAAGAAGTCACGGCAAGGCTACTCTTCATGGTCATCCGCTGGGTGAAATGTCTGCCAACGTTTCAGACGCTGTCCAAGAGTGACCAG GTCACCCTGCTGGAGGAGTCGTGGAAGGACCTCTTCCTCCTCTACATGGCCCAGTGGTCTGTGGCAGCCGATATAGTGTCCTCGTTGCCGGGCCTCAAAGGAGGCAACGGCCCTTCTCCCACGGCCGCCAACTCGTTGCGTCTGCACCAGTCCGACCACCTGGATGGCGCGCCGTCGTCGCCGCAGCGCGCGGCCGAACTGCACTATATCCAGGACGTGATGCGCCGGTTGAGGCAGCTCTCACCGGATGACACCGAGTGTAGCTGCCTCAAAGCGGTTGTCCTGTTCAAGCCTG AGACCATCGGCCTTTGCGACGTGCACCCTGTGGAGATGCTGCAGGACCAGGCGCAGTGCGTATTGGGCGACTATATTCGCCACAAGCACCCGCGACAGCCCACCCGCTTCGGTCGGCTGCTGCTGCTCCTGCCCAGCCTGCGGGCCGTGTCAGCGGCCACTGTCGAACGACTCTTCTTCCGCGACACCATCGGCAATATTCCCATCGAAcgcatcctaggggatatgtacAACATGGAGAAGGTTGACTGA